Part of the bacterium genome is shown below.
TTCGCCGCTTCGGCATCAAGGTCATCTCCCTGACCGGGAAACCTCACAGTTCCATGGCTAAATTGAGCGATGAAACCATCTCGGTTGCAGTGGATCGCGAAGCATGCCCCTTCAATATGGCACCAACCACCAGCACCACCGCGACGTTAGCCGTGGGCGATGCCCTGGCCATGGTGTTGCTGGATACGCGCGGCTTCAAGCTTGAAGATTACGCCAAGCGCCACCCCGCAGGCGCCATTGGACGCACCCTCCTGCTCAGGGTTTCAGATATCATGCGCAAGGGAAACCGCGTGGCCTCAGTACCGTCCAACGCCAAAATCAAGGACGTCATTCTGGCCATGACCAAGGGCCGCAGCGGATCGGCGGGCGTACTTGACAAAGCGGGCCACGTGCTGGGCATCTTTACCGACGGGGATCTTCGCCGGCATCTGCCGCATTATCCGGACATCGTCAATATGCCGGTTTCGGCGCTCATGACCCGCAAGCCCATCATGGTCAAGGCCGATGGCCTGGCCGCAGACGTGTTGCAGCTCTTCGAGAAACACAACATTGATGATCTTCTTGTGGTTGATGAGCAAAACAAACTCGTCGGCGCTGTCGATATTCAAGATCTGCCCAAACTCAAGATCATGTAGAGTCCCTAAAGGCTTGTTCACTATGGATCTACTTCAAGCGGCGATTCTCGGGATTGTTGAAGGCGTAACAGAATACCTTCCTGTCAGTTCAACAGGACATCTGCTCCTGACCATGAAACTCATGAACATCGGCCAGACGGCCTCCACCAGGGATGCCGCTGATGCTTACGCCATCTGTATTCAAG
Proteins encoded:
- a CDS encoding KpsF/GutQ family sugar-phosphate isomerase, producing MKTRSTAPKKSQVPPVQKAADSIRRGRDVIQMEIEGLQKVQRDLDSCFTKAVDMIIQATQAGGKVVVTGVGKNLHIGEKISATLASTGTTSVFLNPIQAMHGDLGILAPTDILLALSYSGESEEILNLLPLVRRFGIKVISLTGKPHSSMAKLSDETISVAVDREACPFNMAPTTSTTATLAVGDALAMVLLDTRGFKLEDYAKRHPAGAIGRTLLLRVSDIMRKGNRVASVPSNAKIKDVILAMTKGRSGSAGVLDKAGHVLGIFTDGDLRRHLPHYPDIVNMPVSALMTRKPIMVKADGLAADVLQLFEKHNIDDLLVVDEQNKLVGAVDIQDLPKLKIM